The following proteins come from a genomic window of Gossypium raimondii isolate GPD5lz chromosome 5, ASM2569854v1, whole genome shotgun sequence:
- the LOC105766928 gene encoding uncharacterized protein LOC105766928, producing MAQIRQHTDERIKRHKARFCIQNSVSNVIFIRIMACESPKQPWDKLKEEFQGTERTRQQKLLNLRREFENLKMKEEETMKQYSDRIMAIVNNIRLLGDQFSEAKIVEKVISTFPERYEAKISSLEDSRDLTSIFLTELINTLYDQEQIRASRQDEHQEGKKARSDKSRRDEARRRNKGKLRQNQPQQSRAEAQVVEEGNGQEEQVFAVSCSAAKRKATKRRLIDSGYTNHMTPNDAIFKNIDRSFKTKVKVRNGHFIKVEGKGDVLIGILTGNKLVTIVLFAPEIDKNLLSIAQLLEKGYSVVFKGK from the exons ATGGCTCAGATCAGGCAGCATACAGATGAAAGAATCAAGAGGCACAAGGCCAGGTTTTGCATCCAAAACAGTGTGTCTAATGTGATTTTCATAAGGATCATGGCTTGTGAGTCTCCAAAACAACCTTGGGATAAACTCAAGGAAGAGTTTCAAGGGACTGAAAGAACAAGACAACAAAAACTCTTGAATTTGAGAagggaatttgaaaatttgaaaatgaaggaagaagaaacaatGAAGCAATATTCAGACAGAATCATGGCTATTGTGAACAACATCAGATTGCTTGGGGACCAGTTTAGTGAagcaaaaattgtagagaaggTTATCTCAACTTTTCCTGAGAGATATGAAGCCAAGATTTCTTCTCTTGAAGACTCGAGAGATCTGACTAGCATCTTTTTGACTGAGTTGATCAATACTCTTTATGATCAAGAGCAAATAAGGGCTAGCAGGCAGGATGAGCATCAAGAAG GCAAGAAGGCTAGGTCTGACAAGTCTAGAAGAGATGAAGCAAGAAGAAG AAACAAAGGCAAGTTGAGACAAAACCAACCTCAACAGTCAAGAGCTGAAGCTCAAGTGGTAGAAGAAGGAAATGGTCAGGAAGAGCAAGTCTTTGCAGTCTCTTGCTCAGCTGCCAAAAGAAAAGCCACAAAAAGAAGGCTGATAGACAGTGGTTACACAAACCACATGACCCCTAATGATGCTATCTTCAAGAACATTGATAGAAGTTTCAAAACAAAGGTGAAAGTTAGAAATGGACACTTCATCAAAGTAGAAGGCAAGGGAGATGTGTTGATAGGCATTCTTACAGGTAACAAACTTGTCACTATTGTCTTGTTTGCGCctgaaattgataaaaatctACTTAGTATAGCTCAGTTGCTAGAAAAAGGCTATTCAGTAGTGTTCAAAGGCAAATAA